A genomic region of Govania unica contains the following coding sequences:
- a CDS encoding efflux RND transporter permease subunit gives MATGKDNWFARQGMRLAALLLRRQGLSLSVILLFILLLVAGLANLRISGDYRAFFDADNPDLKAYDALEQTYAKLDTLALVVRAREGDLFTPARLEAARDLTNDLWQLPSAARVDSITNHQHSRAEADDLFVESLIPDNARIDPALAEQARTRALGEPMLQNFLVAPDGRTANFVVTLQPPPDDPDALSKSVTAARKLKTAFEEKHPDLQVALVGGAVLDTSLREVSEHDAAVLSPLMIGALFLGLWLFYRSAAASAISSIIVGLSVATTVGAMGWLGIPMMSATAAVPVIVLTISTASTIHMVATTRDLMTQGLSRRDAIIECYRMNFEPVFITTVTTLFGFLGLNFADAPPYRDVGNMATIGTALAYLLTLGLIPPLMDMLRITPARDNFANRLTRRIPVMIARYPLAIIVIFTAVTAITVTALPRLSINDKFVDYFAEGVPFREDATFVSKHLPGLYFLEFSVPSGEEGGVNDPAYLKKLESFADWLRAQPGVTHVAAMTDIMKRLNRNMHGDDPAYDRLPENRKEAAQYLLLYEMSLPFGRDLNNQIDLAKSASRVSVAMGDIPTAEMQALERRAEDWLKTHTGHSVEGTGLAIIFAHLTERTLNSMLTGTAVGFLMIAICLFVSLRSLPLGILSVVVNLVPIAIIFGLWSLFIGEIGLYAAAVTTIAQGIIVDFATHILSKYQRARAKGYDARDAIAKAYDVVGPALIASAVTLTLGFAALQFADFAINAQLGLMTAAIIAVAFLTDLVLLPALLVLVDRQPQKVPHAVPSPAE, from the coding sequence ATGGCCACTGGCAAAGACAACTGGTTCGCCCGGCAGGGCATGAGGCTCGCCGCTTTGTTGTTGCGGCGGCAGGGTCTTTCGCTCTCGGTCATTCTGCTGTTCATCCTGTTGCTTGTTGCGGGGCTCGCGAATTTAAGGATTTCCGGCGATTACCGGGCTTTTTTTGACGCTGACAATCCCGACCTCAAAGCCTATGACGCGCTTGAGCAGACCTATGCCAAGCTCGATACTCTGGCGCTCGTGGTGCGGGCGCGGGAGGGTGACCTTTTCACCCCGGCCCGGCTTGAGGCGGCGCGCGATCTCACCAACGACCTTTGGCAATTACCCTCGGCCGCCCGCGTCGATTCGATCACCAATCATCAGCACAGCCGCGCCGAGGCCGACGACCTGTTTGTCGAAAGCCTGATCCCCGACAACGCGCGGATCGACCCTGCCCTTGCCGAGCAAGCCCGCACGCGGGCACTCGGCGAGCCCATGTTACAGAATTTTCTGGTGGCGCCGGATGGACGTACGGCCAATTTCGTCGTCACCCTGCAACCGCCGCCGGACGACCCGGACGCACTCAGCAAATCGGTAACGGCGGCACGGAAGCTCAAGACCGCTTTTGAAGAGAAACATCCCGATCTGCAAGTGGCACTGGTCGGCGGCGCGGTGCTCGACACTTCCTTACGCGAGGTTTCCGAACATGACGCCGCGGTTCTGTCGCCGCTGATGATCGGCGCGCTGTTCCTCGGGCTTTGGTTATTTTACCGCTCGGCGGCGGCAAGCGCGATCTCCAGCATCATCGTCGGGCTTTCGGTCGCCACCACGGTCGGCGCCATGGGCTGGCTTGGCATTCCCATGATGTCGGCCACCGCCGCCGTGCCGGTGATCGTGCTGACCATCTCGACCGCCAGCACCATTCACATGGTGGCGACCACCCGGGATCTGATGACTCAGGGCCTCAGCCGCCGCGACGCCATCATCGAATGCTACCGCATGAATTTCGAGCCGGTGTTCATCACCACGGTGACCACTCTGTTCGGCTTTCTCGGCCTCAATTTCGCCGATGCGCCGCCTTACCGCGATGTCGGCAATATGGCGACTATCGGCACGGCACTCGCCTATCTGCTGACCCTCGGCCTCATTCCGCCGCTGATGGATATGCTGCGCATCACCCCGGCCCGCGACAATTTCGCCAACCGCCTCACCCGCCGCATTCCGGTGATGATCGCCCGTTATCCGCTGGCGATCATCGTCATTTTCACGGCTGTGACCGCGATCACCGTAACAGCCCTGCCGCGTCTCAGCATCAATGACAAATTCGTCGATTATTTCGCCGAGGGCGTGCCGTTCCGCGAGGATGCAACCTTTGTCTCCAAGCATCTGCCGGGGCTCTATTTCCTCGAATTCTCGGTACCGTCCGGGGAAGAAGGCGGCGTCAATGACCCCGCCTATCTCAAGAAACTTGAAAGCTTTGCCGACTGGCTCAGGGCGCAACCGGGCGTGACCCATGTTGCTGCCATGACCGACATCATGAAGCGCTTGAACCGCAACATGCATGGCGATGATCCGGCCTATGACCGCCTGCCCGAAAACCGCAAGGAAGCCGCGCAATATCTGCTGCTTTATGAAATGTCCCTGCCCTTCGGCCGCGATCTCAACAATCAGATCGATCTTGCCAAATCGGCGAGCCGCGTCTCCGTGGCCATGGGCGATATCCCGACCGCCGAGATGCAGGCGCTTGAACGCCGCGCCGAGGACTGGCTCAAGACACATACGGGCCACAGCGTCGAAGGCACCGGGCTCGCCATCATTTTCGCCCATCTGACCGAACGCACGCTCAACAGCATGCTGACCGGCACTGCGGTCGGGTTCCTGATGATCGCCATCTGCCTGTTCGTGTCCCTGCGCAGCCTGCCGCTTGGCATCCTCAGTGTGGTGGTCAATCTGGTGCCGATCGCCATCATCTTCGGCCTGTGGAGTCTGTTCATCGGCGAGATCGGGTTATATGCCGCCGCCGTCACCACCATCGCCCAGGGCATCATCGTCGATTTCGCCACCCATATCCTGAGCAAATATCAACGCGCCCGCGCCAAGGGCTATGACGCCCGCGACGCCATCGCCAAGGCCTATGACGTGGTCGGCCCGGCGCTCATCGCCTCGGCCGTGACGCTGACCCTTGGCTTCGCGGCGCTGCAATTCGCCGATTTCGCCATCAATGCCCAGCTTGGCCTGATGACGGCGGCGATCATTGCCGTCGCCTTCCTGACCGATCTTGTGCTGTTGCCTGCGCTTCTTGTTCTTGTCGACCGCCAACCCCAGAAGGTGCCCCATGCTGTGCCGTCCCCTGCTGAATAA
- a CDS encoding ATP-dependent DNA helicase: MLPNDVSSRLKALPALSAGPVEVVMRHGDGRHESLSPAALGGVLLRGPVIVCNQAVVARRGRVDNPRFLDVLELFAFVRPAAAILPTVRGLAAALGLPDPGHHLAAEADTVALAAHHLLADLLAPRYPYLAAVDQDAADMMTAGWPWAELVLMTLAARSGARPRARPVWEALPEWEDEAPPPPPGTAPVGAEETARRLGDLVGLGSEDRPEQRAYAQTAAEAFAPPAQVRSPRLVLAEAGTGTGKTLGYVAPASLWAEKNRGTVWLSTYTKNLQRQLDQELEKLYPDPQVRAERTVVRKGRENYLCLLNLEERSRQGALNPVARVLIGLVKRWARFSRDGDMVGGDFPSWLASFYGGGRIGGLTDRRGECIYSACAHYRRCFIERAQRKSKTASLVVANHAVVMIQASTGRGPSEVPRRIVFDEGHHLFDAADSAFSVILSGAEAMELRRWIRGTDGTAGRARGLRSRIGDLLSDDESGEKLLADALKAAQGLPADGWLKRIQEGDPYGPTEHFLFHVHAQVHARAGRVEDGHSLETPTNDPVPGLAEAAAHLSAALEDLGKPLSALAIKLTRMLDAEADVLDSTTRGRIESLAKSISHRVETVNYGWRAMLEGLGGAPHDAFVDWFAVDRAQGREMDIGMHRHWIDPTRPFSETVLEGADGVLITSATLRDHDPDAKDPDADWQSAEVRTGGGHLVLPATRASFQSPFDYKTNTRVFIVTDVNRREIDMIAAAYRTLFLAAGGGALGLFTAIARLRAVYDRIEKPLEMAGIPLYAQHVTPMDTASLVDIFRAEQHSCLLGTDAVRDGVDVPGQALRLLVFDRVPWPRPTILHRVRRDAFGGRHYDDMMTRLKLKQAFGRLIRRADDRGVFVMLESAMPSRLLTAFPEGVPVERIGLAETAQKLRAFLGETARP, from the coding sequence ATGCTGCCCAACGATGTGTCGTCCCGTCTCAAAGCCCTGCCCGCGCTCAGCGCCGGGCCGGTCGAAGTCGTCATGCGCCATGGCGACGGCCGCCATGAAAGCCTGTCTCCGGCGGCTTTGGGCGGCGTGCTGCTGCGCGGGCCGGTGATCGTCTGCAATCAGGCGGTGGTGGCGCGGCGTGGCCGGGTCGACAATCCGCGCTTTCTCGATGTGCTTGAACTTTTCGCCTTCGTCCGTCCCGCCGCCGCCATCCTGCCGACCGTGCGCGGGCTCGCCGCTGCCCTCGGGCTGCCCGACCCCGGCCATCATCTGGCGGCCGAAGCCGACACCGTGGCCCTCGCCGCCCATCACCTGCTCGCCGATCTCCTCGCCCCGCGTTATCCTTACCTCGCCGCTGTCGATCAGGACGCCGCCGATATGATGACCGCTGGCTGGCCCTGGGCCGAGCTGGTGCTGATGACGCTCGCCGCCCGCAGCGGCGCCCGACCGCGGGCCCGTCCGGTGTGGGAAGCCCTCCCCGAATGGGAGGACGAGGCCCCGCCGCCGCCGCCCGGCACCGCCCCAGTCGGAGCCGAGGAAACCGCCCGCCGTCTTGGTGATCTTGTGGGCCTCGGGTCCGAAGACCGCCCCGAACAGCGCGCCTATGCCCAGACCGCCGCCGAAGCCTTCGCCCCGCCGGCCCAGGTGCGGAGCCCGCGTCTTGTGCTGGCCGAGGCAGGCACCGGCACCGGCAAGACCCTGGGCTATGTGGCTCCGGCGAGCCTCTGGGCCGAGAAAAATCGCGGCACGGTGTGGCTTTCGACCTATACCAAGAACCTGCAGCGCCAGCTGGATCAGGAGCTTGAAAAGCTTTATCCCGACCCCCAGGTCCGCGCCGAACGCACGGTGGTCCGCAAGGGGCGGGAAAATTATCTCTGCCTGCTCAATCTTGAGGAACGCAGCCGTCAGGGCGCGCTCAATCCGGTAGCGCGGGTGCTGATCGGTCTGGTCAAACGCTGGGCCCGCTTCAGTCGTGACGGCGATATGGTGGGCGGCGATTTCCCGTCCTGGCTTGCGAGTTTTTACGGTGGCGGCCGCATCGGCGGGCTCACCGACCGCCGTGGCGAATGCATTTATTCGGCCTGCGCCCATTACCGCCGCTGCTTCATCGAACGCGCCCAGCGCAAATCAAAAACCGCGTCGCTGGTGGTCGCCAATCATGCGGTGGTGATGATCCAGGCCTCCACCGGACGGGGGCCGAGCGAAGTGCCCCGCCGCATCGTTTTTGACGAAGGCCATCACCTGTTCGACGCTGCCGACAGCGCCTTTTCCGTCATCCTGTCCGGGGCCGAGGCCATGGAGCTGCGGCGCTGGATTCGCGGCACCGACGGCACGGCCGGGCGGGCCCGCGGCCTGCGCTCCCGCATCGGCGATCTGTTGTCGGATGATGAAAGCGGCGAAAAGCTGCTCGCCGATGCGCTCAAGGCGGCGCAAGGCCTGCCCGCCGATGGCTGGCTCAAACGCATTCAGGAAGGCGACCCTTACGGCCCGACGGAACATTTCCTGTTCCATGTGCACGCGCAAGTCCACGCTCGCGCCGGACGGGTCGAGGATGGCCATAGTCTCGAAACCCCGACCAATGACCCGGTGCCCGGCCTCGCCGAAGCCGCCGCCCATCTGTCGGCGGCCCTTGAGGATCTCGGCAAGCCGCTGAGCGCGCTTGCGATCAAGCTCACCCGCATGCTGGATGCCGAAGCCGATGTGCTCGACAGCACCACCCGGGGCCGCATCGAGTCGCTGGCGAAATCCATTTCCCATCGGGTGGAAACGGTGAATTACGGCTGGCGTGCCATGCTCGAAGGCCTGGGCGGCGCGCCCCATGACGCCTTTGTCGACTGGTTCGCCGTCGACCGCGCGCAGGGCCGCGAGATGGATATCGGCATGCACCGTCACTGGATCGACCCGACCCGGCCGTTTTCGGAAACGGTGCTTGAAGGTGCTGACGGGGTGCTCATCACCTCGGCCACCCTCCGCGACCACGATCCAGATGCCAAGGACCCGGACGCCGACTGGCAAAGCGCCGAAGTGCGCACCGGTGGCGGCCATCTGGTGCTGCCCGCCACCCGCGCCTCGTTCCAGTCGCCCTTTGATTACAAGACCAACACCCGCGTGTTCATCGTCACCGATGTGAACCGGCGCGAGATCGATATGATCGCCGCCGCCTATCGCACGCTGTTTCTCGCAGCGGGCGGCGGGGCGCTTGGTCTGTTCACCGCCATCGCCCGTCTGCGCGCCGTCTATGACCGCATCGAAAAGCCGCTCGAAATGGCCGGCATCCCGTTATATGCCCAGCATGTGACGCCCATGGACACGGCAAGCCTCGTCGATATTTTCCGCGCCGAACAGCATAGCTGCCTGCTTGGCACCGACGCCGTGCGCGATGGCGTCGATGTGCCCGGTCAGGCGCTCCGGCTGCTTGTGTTCGACCGCGTGCCCTGGCCACGCCCGACCATCCTCCACCGCGTCCGCCGCGACGCCTTTGGCGGGCGGCACTATGACGACATGATGACCCGGCTCAAGCTCAAGCAGGCCTTCGGCCGCCTGATCCGCCGCGCCGACGACCGCGGAGTCTTCGTCATGCTCGAAAGCGCCATGCCATCCCGGCTGTTGACCGCCTTCCCCGAAGGCGTCCCGGTGGAACGCATCGGCCTTGCGGAAACCGCCCAGAAACTGCGCGCGTTTTTGGGCGAGACTGCGCGGCCATAA
- a CDS encoding lysine--tRNA ligase, whose product MSSDRDLGLESNAWPFQEALKLVERVKKTGKESVLFETGYGPSGLPHIGTFGEVARTTMVRKAFSLLSDLPTRLIAFSDDMDGLRKVPDNVPNKDMLQQFLNRPLTQVPDPFGTHESFAHHNNARLREFLDRFGFEYEFLSATECYKSGRFDATLLKVLEHYDAVMNVILPTLRDERRRTYSPFLPVSPITGHVLQVPVLERNLEAGTIVYEEPDGTRMEVPVTGGHCKLQWKADWAMRWVALGVDYEMAGKDLIDSVTLSGKICRALGATPPEGFNYELFLDEKGEKISKSRGNGLTIEEWLRYASDESLSLYMFQSPRKAKRLYFDVIPKAVDEYFSFLESYPGQEPKQQLANPVWHVHSGDVPDAKMPVSFNLLLNLVGAAQTGDKDVLWGFISQYAPDATPATHPQLDQSVGYAIAYYEDFVKPTKSYRLADDAEKLALGLLLDKISALPANAGGEAIQNEVYAVGKEQGYENLRDWFKALYEILLGQPQGPRMGSFFALYGLQNSKALLQKAIAGEAL is encoded by the coding sequence ATGAGCAGCGACCGTGACCTTGGCCTTGAAAGCAATGCCTGGCCCTTTCAGGAAGCTCTGAAACTTGTCGAGCGGGTGAAGAAAACCGGCAAAGAAAGTGTTCTGTTCGAAACCGGCTACGGTCCAAGCGGCCTGCCGCATATCGGCACCTTCGGCGAAGTGGCGCGCACCACCATGGTGCGGAAGGCGTTTTCGCTGTTGTCGGACCTGCCGACCCGGCTTATTGCCTTTTCGGACGATATGGACGGCCTCCGCAAGGTGCCGGACAATGTGCCGAACAAGGACATGCTGCAGCAGTTCCTGAACAGGCCGCTGACCCAGGTTCCGGACCCGTTCGGGACCCATGAAAGCTTTGCTCATCACAACAATGCGCGGCTGCGCGAGTTCCTCGATCGCTTCGGGTTCGAGTATGAATTCCTCTCGGCCACCGAGTGCTATAAGTCGGGGCGGTTTGATGCCACCCTGCTCAAGGTGCTTGAGCATTATGATGCCGTCATGAATGTGATCCTGCCGACGCTGCGCGATGAGCGTCGCCGCACCTATAGCCCGTTCCTGCCCGTGAGCCCGATCACCGGCCATGTGTTGCAGGTGCCGGTGCTTGAACGGAATCTGGAAGCCGGGACCATTGTTTACGAGGAACCCGACGGCACCCGGATGGAAGTGCCGGTCACCGGCGGCCATTGCAAATTGCAATGGAAGGCCGACTGGGCCATGCGTTGGGTGGCGCTTGGTGTTGATTACGAGATGGCGGGCAAGGATCTGATCGACAGCGTGACCTTGTCGGGGAAAATCTGCCGCGCGCTTGGCGCGACGCCGCCTGAGGGCTTCAATTACGAATTGTTCCTCGACGAAAAAGGCGAGAAGATTTCGAAGTCCCGGGGCAACGGCCTGACCATCGAGGAATGGTTGCGCTATGCCTCGGACGAAAGCCTGTCGCTCTATATGTTTCAGTCGCCGCGCAAGGCCAAGCGGCTCTATTTCGATGTCATCCCCAAGGCGGTGGACGAGTATTTCTCCTTCCTCGAAAGCTACCCGGGTCAGGAGCCCAAGCAGCAGCTGGCCAATCCGGTGTGGCATGTGCATTCGGGCGATGTGCCGGATGCGAAGATGCCGGTCAGTTTCAATCTGCTGCTCAATCTCGTGGGCGCGGCCCAGACCGGCGACAAGGATGTGCTCTGGGGCTTCATCAGCCAATATGCGCCGGACGCGACTCCGGCCACGCATCCGCAGCTTGATCAATCCGTCGGTTATGCCATCGCCTATTACGAAGATTTCGTGAAGCCGACCAAGTCCTACCGGCTGGCCGATGACGCGGAAAAACTGGCGCTCGGGCTGTTGCTCGACAAGATCTCGGCCCTGCCCGCAAATGCTGGCGGCGAAGCCATTCAGAACGAGGTCTATGCGGTTGGCAAGGAACAGGGCTACGAGAACCTGCGTGACTGGTTCAAGGCGCTTTATGAAATCCTGCTCGGCCAGCCGCAAGGCCCGCGCATGGGCTCGTTCTTTGCGCTCTATGGCCTGCAGAATTCGAAAGCACTGTTGCAGAAAGCCATCGCTGGCGAGGCGCTTTAA
- a CDS encoding tetratricopeptide repeat protein, with product MSRLIRCPLWLVVIFLLLPGLAGAATLMDGENAFVAGRFEEAITIGRGLGTADGDSLLARAALVEAAYLAPANQREPYLAEAEAAARQALVRDPDHVEAMLHLVIALGYRARIMGKMAAHRAGLGQEAKILLDRARALKPDDPWVWAVRGGWNGEIAATGGMFGKLLYGATAEEADADFAQAMRLDPADPVLPVEYAKMLLRLNTKAYGPRAQDLLIAESLSPPRTAFEHILADQGADLLRALQSGDRETLRLALKRAVPFSQ from the coding sequence ATGAGTAGGCTTATACGCTGTCCGCTCTGGCTGGTTGTCATTTTCTTGTTGCTCCCGGGTCTGGCCGGAGCGGCGACGCTTATGGATGGCGAAAACGCCTTTGTGGCGGGACGGTTCGAGGAGGCGATCACCATCGGTCGCGGGCTCGGAACCGCCGACGGGGACAGCTTACTCGCCCGTGCCGCACTTGTGGAGGCGGCTTATCTCGCTCCCGCCAATCAACGTGAACCCTATCTTGCCGAGGCCGAGGCGGCGGCGCGTCAGGCGCTCGTCCGCGATCCCGATCATGTGGAGGCCATGTTGCATCTGGTGATCGCCCTTGGTTACCGGGCGCGGATCATGGGCAAGATGGCAGCGCACCGTGCGGGTCTCGGGCAGGAGGCCAAGATTTTGCTCGACCGGGCGCGGGCGCTCAAACCCGATGACCCTTGGGTCTGGGCCGTGCGAGGTGGCTGGAATGGCGAGATCGCCGCGACCGGCGGCATGTTCGGCAAACTTCTTTATGGGGCCACGGCGGAGGAGGCCGACGCGGATTTTGCGCAGGCGATGCGGCTTGACCCGGCCGATCCGGTGCTCCCGGTGGAATATGCGAAAATGCTGCTGCGGCTGAATACCAAGGCTTACGGCCCGCGCGCCCAGGATCTTCTGATCGCCGAAAGCCTGAGCCCGCCGCGCACGGCCTTCGAACATATTCTCGCCGACCAGGGAGCCGACTTGCTCCGCGCCCTGCAAAGCGGCGACCGGGAAACCCTGCGCCTAGCGCTCAAACGGGCGGTGCCGTTTTCGCAATAA
- a CDS encoding methyl-accepting chemotaxis protein, with protein MLRAFSNRHEPAGKTSFTPENKDPDFRALVESMLVNCMLVAPDSLEIQYLNPRCLETLDRIGGLFGLAAGADAIGRGLDFLYGAAGAPRLLLTDSEKLPYRTRTQVGQEFFDVLVAPVRNRAGSIINLLVTWHVVTEQQKTDDEAGRLLRMVEDMPVGVLLCDAAALNITYANSAGRSAITASRLSSAADLVGQNLLTLLKDPTLAAILRAPERLPHTALLTFGSDNIQLHFSAVADRNGQTRDIMVIWDNMTEQAALATRVRDVVDMIQSAARGMETTAGMLASSASAANDSAQTAAGGIDRATRNVETASAAAEELSSSIAEINRQVRRSNEDAASAAEEAERTTATVHKLATASSRIGDVVKLISSIAGQTNLLALNATIEAARAGEAGKGFAVVASEVKSLATQTARATEDIAAQITEMQDITAQSVSAISSIRAAIVGLHEIAAAIAGSITQQNAATAEIAHNMSDAASGARTVATQLGDVTRAADASGAGAGEVLSSAQSLVRESSALKNEVDLFIDRVLHRSSGG; from the coding sequence ATGTTGCGTGCGTTTTCGAATCGTCACGAACCGGCCGGTAAAACCAGTTTCACACCCGAAAACAAGGATCCGGATTTCCGCGCCCTTGTGGAAAGCATGTTGGTCAATTGCATGCTCGTGGCCCCGGATAGCCTTGAGATCCAGTATCTGAACCCGCGCTGTCTTGAAACGCTCGACCGTATCGGCGGCCTGTTCGGCCTCGCTGCGGGGGCGGACGCCATCGGCCGCGGCCTTGATTTCCTTTATGGAGCCGCAGGCGCGCCGCGCCTCCTGCTCACCGACAGCGAAAAATTGCCTTATCGCACCCGCACACAGGTGGGCCAGGAATTTTTCGACGTTCTGGTGGCCCCGGTGCGCAACCGGGCGGGCAGCATCATCAACCTGCTCGTCACCTGGCATGTGGTGACCGAGCAGCAAAAAACCGACGACGAAGCCGGACGGCTCCTCCGCATGGTCGAGGATATGCCGGTCGGCGTGCTGCTGTGCGACGCCGCCGCACTCAATATCACCTATGCGAACTCCGCCGGGCGCAGCGCCATTACCGCCAGCCGGCTGAGCAGTGCGGCGGACCTCGTCGGGCAGAATTTGCTGACCCTCCTGAAAGACCCGACGCTTGCCGCTATCTTGCGTGCGCCCGAACGGCTGCCGCATACGGCGCTTCTGACCTTTGGATCGGACAACATCCAGCTGCATTTTTCCGCCGTCGCCGACCGCAACGGCCAGACCCGCGACATCATGGTCATCTGGGACAATATGACCGAACAGGCGGCCCTCGCCACCCGCGTGCGCGATGTGGTGGATATGATCCAGTCCGCCGCCCGGGGCATGGAAACCACGGCCGGAATGCTCGCCTCCTCAGCCAGCGCCGCCAATGACAGCGCCCAGACGGCGGCAGGCGGCATCGACCGTGCCACCCGCAATGTCGAAACCGCGTCTGCGGCCGCCGAGGAACTGTCATCCTCCATCGCCGAAATCAACCGTCAGGTTCGACGGTCGAACGAAGACGCGGCCTCGGCTGCCGAAGAAGCCGAACGCACCACCGCCACCGTGCATAAGCTCGCCACCGCCTCGTCCCGCATCGGTGACGTGGTCAAGCTTATCTCCAGCATCGCCGGGCAGACCAACCTCCTCGCCCTCAACGCCACCATCGAAGCGGCCCGCGCCGGAGAAGCCGGAAAAGGCTTTGCCGTCGTCGCCTCAGAAGTCAAAAGCCTCGCCACCCAGACCGCCCGCGCGACCGAAGACATCGCCGCTCAGATCACCGAAATGCAGGACATCACGGCCCAGTCCGTCTCCGCCATCAGCAGCATCCGCGCGGCCATTGTCGGCCTCCATGAAATCGCCGCCGCCATCGCCGGGTCGATCACCCAGCAAAACGCCGCCACCGCCGAAATCGCCCATAACATGTCCGACGCCGCAAGCGGCGCCCGCACCGTGGCCACTCAGCTCGGCGACGTCACCCGAGCCGCCGACGCCTCAGGTGCAGGCGCAGGCGAAGTCCTCAGCTCAGCACAGTCCCTGGTGCGGGAAAGCTCAGCGCTCAAAAACGAAGTCGACCTATTCATCGATCGCGTCCTCCACCGCAGCAGCGGCGGCTGA
- the metK gene encoding methionine adenosyltransferase, translating to MNPVAKLKRRSQRVSRQRYLFTSESVSEGHPDKVADRISDEILDAFLAADPYSRVAVETMTTTNRVVLAGEVRSASSLGKDDLIERARYAVRDIGYEQDGFHWKNMEVDVHVHEQSADIAQGVDAAGNKDEGAGDQGIMFGYACRETDVLMPAPITLSHRILKALADARHGGLKELGPDAKSQVTLQYENGKPVTADTVVVSTQHADGLSQDDVRAIVTPYIEKCLPEGWMPKADKIYVNPTGKFVIGGPDGDAGLTGRKIIVDTYGGAAPHGGGAFSGKDPTKVDRSAAYAARYLAKNVVAAGFADRCTLQLSYAIGVSKPLSLYVDMHGASDVDQDKLERVLMELMDLSPRGIREHLKLNQPIYARTAAYGHFGRIPDDTGGFSWEKTDLVDALKSAFNA from the coding sequence ATGAACCCCGTCGCCAAGCTTAAACGAAGGAGCCAGCGCGTGTCCCGTCAGCGGTATCTGTTTACGAGTGAATCCGTTTCCGAAGGTCATCCCGATAAGGTCGCCGATCGTATTTCGGACGAGATCCTCGACGCCTTTCTGGCCGCCGATCCTTATTCCCGCGTGGCGGTGGAAACCATGACCACCACCAACCGCGTCGTGCTCGCTGGTGAAGTGCGCTCGGCGTCGTCGCTTGGTAAAGATGACCTGATCGAGCGCGCGCGTTACGCCGTCCGGGACATCGGCTATGAGCAGGACGGCTTCCATTGGAAGAACATGGAAGTTGATGTCCATGTTCATGAACAGTCGGCCGATATCGCACAAGGCGTTGATGCCGCTGGGAACAAGGACGAAGGTGCTGGCGATCAGGGCATTATGTTCGGTTACGCCTGCCGCGAAACCGATGTGCTGATGCCGGCGCCGATCACGCTGTCGCATCGCATTCTGAAGGCGCTGGCCGATGCCCGTCATGGCGGTCTGAAGGAACTCGGCCCCGACGCCAAAAGTCAGGTGACCCTGCAGTATGAAAACGGCAAGCCGGTGACGGCCGATACCGTTGTGGTCTCGACCCAGCATGCCGACGGCCTGAGCCAGGACGACGTGCGGGCCATCGTCACGCCCTATATCGAAAAATGTCTGCCCGAGGGCTGGATGCCTAAGGCTGACAAGATCTATGTCAATCCGACCGGCAAATTCGTGATCGGCGGCCCCGATGGGGATGCCGGTCTGACCGGCCGCAAGATCATTGTGGATACTTACGGCGGGGCGGCTCCCCATGGCGGCGGCGCGTTTTCGGGCAAGGATCCGACCAAGGTCGACCGTTCGGCTGCTTATGCCGCGCGCTATCTGGCGAAAAACGTGGTGGCGGCAGGCTTTGCCGATCGTTGCACGCTGCAGCTGTCCTATGCCATTGGGGTGTCGAAACCCTTATCGCTTTATGTCGACATGCATGGCGCGAGCGACGTCGATCAGGACAAGCTTGAGCGTGTGCTGATGGAGCTCATGGACCTGAGCCCGCGCGGCATTCGCGAACATCTGAAGCTCAACCAGCCGATCTATGCGCGGACGGCGGCTTATGGTCATTTCGGGCGGATTCCCGATGACACGGGCGGTTTTTCATGGGAAAAGACGGACCTTGTCGACGCCCTGAAGAGTGCTTTTAACGCCTGA
- the trmB gene encoding tRNA (guanosine(46)-N7)-methyltransferase TrmB translates to MKPDIQFYGRRKGHPLRLQAQDLVDGLLPQIAVPIPPLGSVLEPRDLFPDPARPLWVEIGFGRGEHCAAQAANNPDVNLIGCEPFMNGVAGLLMEVDARELQNVRILHEDARFLLPALPEASVDRVFLLFPDPWPKKRHHKRRFISPENLDLLARVLKDGGEFRFATDHMDYCRWGLERVMAHPDFDWTAEEAADWRNRPDDWVETRYERKALRKGDSCVYLRFRRRPRG, encoded by the coding sequence ATGAAACCAGACATTCAATTTTATGGCCGCCGCAAGGGTCACCCCTTGCGGCTGCAGGCGCAGGATCTTGTAGATGGCCTGCTGCCTCAGATCGCGGTTCCTATTCCACCTCTCGGGTCGGTTCTCGAACCCCGGGATCTGTTCCCCGATCCGGCGCGTCCGCTTTGGGTTGAAATCGGCTTTGGCCGGGGCGAACATTGCGCGGCTCAGGCGGCGAATAATCCGGACGTCAATCTGATCGGCTGTGAGCCGTTCATGAATGGTGTTGCTGGCTTGTTGATGGAAGTCGATGCCCGGGAATTGCAGAATGTGCGCATTCTGCATGAAGACGCGCGGTTTCTGCTGCCAGCGCTGCCGGAAGCCTCGGTGGATCGGGTGTTTTTGCTGTTCCCCGACCCCTGGCCCAAAAAGCGCCATCACAAGCGCCGCTTCATCAGCCCTGAAAATCTTGATCTTCTGGCCCGTGTGCTCAAGGACGGCGGGGAATTCCGCTTTGCCACCGATCACATGGATTATTGCCGCTGGGGGCTTGAACGGGTGATGGCCCATCCCGACTTCGACTGGACCGCCGAGGAGGCCGCCGACTGGCGCAACCGTCCCGACGACTGGGTCGAGACCCGCTATGAGCGGAAGGCGCTTAGGAAAGGCGACAGCTGCGTCTATCTGCGCTTCCGGCGGCGTCCGCGCGGCTGA